Proteins from a genomic interval of Quercus lobata isolate SW786 chromosome 11, ValleyOak3.0 Primary Assembly, whole genome shotgun sequence:
- the LOC115968894 gene encoding BTB/POZ domain-containing protein At1g63850-like: MTIGSSKKRQRVLPTSTPSSSSSSTTSSSTTTITTATTTTKPFFNDRNSGDVAIRLFFELSPFDSSPTTIPTSTSTSTNTNENSIYEGIQTQIYLHSHVLHRSKYFSALLSDRWQTQTLTQSQSQTQKPLKLNLGIPPTPTSLQSYRTVLQLLYTPDLSNSIDSVSTALDLLPIALKLLFEDLVKSCVTYLESVPWTEAEEQRVLSIVPLLKQDESQELLSRLSPPTEPEEMLHSLVSSAINKYPNMAFVKAFVAKLLRDYSTRDSAKRVLEAEFEKCIRVVKESLEDYSSPDFRGDHNETEAIQRLNLHKAMTNGKHLLWLIERMIELRVADFAVKAWSEQASFTADLQRAFQDGAWRNIVPGLPAVVLRCTSKLANAVAAGTILATKQIRKKLVKEWLPVLVVCKDNVSPMSPSNKSLYLELEETFLRIISTLPMSDSQELLQQCLSFSTRNVDDCPHLLTAFDTWFRRAARPSQTDDLC; encoded by the exons ATGACAATCGGTTCCTCCAAGAAACGGCAGCGCGTTCTCCCCACCTCCaccccctcctcctcctcctcctccacaacctcctcctccaccacaaCCATCACAACCGCCACCACCACTACAAAACCCTTCTTCAACGACCGCAACTCCGGCGACGTCGCCATCCGCCTGTTCTTCGAACTCTCTCCCTTCGACTCCTCCCCCACCACCATtcccacctccacctccacctccaccaacACCAACGAAAACAGCATATACGAAGGCATCCAGACTCAGATCTACCTCCACTCCCACGTCCTCCACCGCTCCAAATACTTCTCCGCCCTCTTATCCGACCGCTGgcaaacccaaaccctaacccaatcccaatcccaaacccaaaaaccgTTAAAACTCAATCTAGGTATCCCACCGACCCCTACCTCCCTCCAATCTTACAGAACCGTCCTCCAACTCCTCTACACTCCCGATCTCTCCAATTCAATCGATTCCGTCTCCACGGCTCTCGATCTCCTCCCAATCGCCCTCAAACTCCTCTTCGAAGATCTCGTCAAATCGTGCGTCACTTATCTCGAGTCCGTGCCGTGGACCGAGGCCGAGGAGCAGCGAGTTCTGAGCATCGTCCCTCTCTTGAAACAAGACGAGAGCCAAGAGCTCCTCTCTCGGCTCTCGCCTCCCACCGAACCCGAAGAAATGCTGCACTCTCTGGTCTCGTCCGCGATCAACAAGTACCCGAACATGGCCTTCGTCAAGGCCTTCGTGGCCAAGCTGCTTCGAGACTACTCGACTCGAGACTCCGCCAAGCGGGTTCTCGAGGCGGAGTTCGAGAAGTGCATTCGCGTTGTCAAGGAGTCGCTGGAGGACTACTCGAGCCCCGATTTTAGAGGCGATCATAACGAGACCGAGGCGATACAGAGGCTGAATCTTCATAAGGCTATGACTAATGGGAAGCATTTGCTTTGGTTGATCGAGAGGATGATTGAGTTGAGGGTGGCGGATTTCGCCGTCAAGGCGTGGAGCGAGCAGGCGTCCTTCACTGCTGATTTGCAGCGGGCGTTTCAGGATGGTGCTTGGCGGAATATCGTCCCCGGTTTGCCTGCTGTCGTGCTTAGGTGCACGTCTAAGCTCGCCAATGCTGTCGCGGCCGGCACCATTTTGGCCACTAAACAG ATTAGAAAGAAGCTTGTGAAAGAGTGGCTTCCTGTTCTTGTTGTTTGCAAGGACAATGTCTCACCTATGTCGCCCAGTAACAAATCACTATACCTGGAACTGGAGGAGACATTCCTAAGAATAATCTCTACGCTGCCCATGTCTGATTCACAGGAGCTGTTGCAGCAATGCCTCAGCTTTTCAACCCGAAATGTTGATGATTGCCCTCACTTGTTAACAGCATTCGACACCTGGTTCCGCCGTGCTGCCCGACCTTCACAAACAGATGACCTCTGTTAG
- the LOC115969115 gene encoding uncharacterized protein At1g01500-like has product MENSYDSSYGNGPTDNRHMVMRNSSYQPCIKGSLPWLDLRVFYVRVSKCEIDDSTPEYLTLNHIPLNRDTLLEVNGVRASIYSDGVSTLLRRDRLDKKSEEATFISTDSIRMTGSVKFEVFDEDILVLSGTLELCNSNGSVGESNTQGQGWSIDCESDTTPGTGFFKCKQLIGPDLASPTIEVYIAGSFLSTPIILTKTLQLGHRKKHMRKGMLDSIPEYETTESQKDVPSGLDLQMSEFPNHKPENEDYNNPYTGTAYFEDEDGELSWFNAGVRVGVGIGLSICLGIGIGVGLLVRTYQGTTSNFRRRLP; this is encoded by the exons ATGGAGAATTCTTATGATTCATCTTATGGAAATGGGCCAACCGACAATAGGCACATGGTTATGAGGAATTCTTCATATCAACCCTGCATCAAGGGGTCATTACCTTGGCTTGATTTGAGGGTTTTTTATGTTAGAGTTAGCAAATGTGAGATTGATGATTCCACTCCTGAGTACCTCACACTAAACCATATTCCACTCAATCGTGATACACTTCTTGAAGTTAATGGTGTTAGAGCTAGCATATATTCCGACGGTGTGTCAACCCTTCTTAGAAGGGATCGACTAGATAAGAAGTCTGAAGAAGCTACATTTATTAGCACTGATAGTATCAGGATGACAGGAAGTGTGAAGTTTGAGGTCTTTGATGAGGATATTCTTGTGTTATCAGGGACTTTAGAATTGTGTAATAGTAATGGTTCTGTTGGAGAATCAAATACTCAAGGCCAGGGATGGAGCATTGATTGTGAATCTGATACAACTCCGGGTACTGGCTTCTTTAAGTGTAAGCAATTGATAGGGCCAGACTTGGCTTCACCTACAATTGAGGTCTACATTGCTGGGTCCTTTTTGAGCACTCCAATTATCTTAACAAAGACTTTGCAGCTTGGTCATCGAAAAAAGCATATGAGGAAGGGCATGTTGGATTCGATACCTGAGTATGAGACGACTGAAAGCCAGAAAGATGTTCCTTCCGGGCTTGATTTGCAG ATGTCAGAATTCCCAAACCACAAACCAGAAAATGAAGACTACAATAATCCCTACACTGGGACAGCATattttgaagatgaagatggagaaCTTTCATGGTTCAATGCTGGCGTAAGAGTAGGTGTCGGGATTGGCCTTAGCATTTGTcttggaattggaattggagTGGGCTTGCTGGTTCGAACATACCAAGGCACCACCAGCAACTTTCGAAGGCGACTACCTTAA